In Mercenaria mercenaria strain notata chromosome 13, MADL_Memer_1, whole genome shotgun sequence, a single window of DNA contains:
- the LOC123530274 gene encoding uncharacterized protein LOC123530274, producing MHLNIQSLKPKIDLLTVEAEPYDILVFSETWLSSNVPDEDLYIQNFKPPFRCDRRDRGGGGVAIHVRDTIHAVERKDLHMNNLEALWIEIHVNQRKLLIAGIYRPPDSNNTQWLNMEHSLDQAFNGHFDDILVTGDFNVNILASPSSRMSRLIDSYNAKQLISTPTYFTEHSSSFLDLMFVKNPCHILSSFVADPFIPDLSHFHCPIVTVFKFHKPKQLTYKRHIWLYDKGDYPTYRNNLNTTDWNSILDCDNLHETADKIADAVLSAAADSIPNKSITVRPDDVPWINKGIRMMIRKRNRAHQQAKTSNNERAWANFRKIRNDTTNLIRKTKKEYTEKLIEEINSENTNVKKWYKLAKKFSIKKSPPIPTLIDNGSEVSLDKDKAELLNTFFCNQSTLD from the coding sequence ATGCATCTAAACATTCAAAGTTTGAAACCGAAGATTGACCTTCTTACCGTTGAAGCCGAACCATATGACATACTagttttctcagaaacttggcTAAGCTCTAACGTACCAGATGAGgatctttacatacaaaattttaaaccacCTTTCAGATGCGACAGAAGAGATCGAGGCGGCGGAGGGGTCGCCATTCATGTCCGTGACACGATACACGCTGTTGAACGTAAAGACCTACATATGAATAACCTTGAGGCCCTTTGGATTGAAATCCATGTTAACCAGCGAAAACTCCTCATAGCTGGAATTTACCGTCCTCCTGATTCTAATAACACTCAATGGCTTAACATGGAACACAGTCTTGACCAAGCGTTCAATGGTCATTTCGATGACATACTAGTTACAGGCGATTTCAACGTTAACATCTTGGCCTCTCCTTCTTCTAGAATGAGTAGACTCATCGACTCTTATAACGCCAAGCAGTTGATTTCGACTCCTACATACTTTACTGAACACTCTTCATCTTTTCTCGATCTTATGTTTGTCAAGAACCCTTGCCACATTCTTTCTAGTTTTGTTGCTGACCCCTTTATTCCGGATCTATCTCACTTTCACTGCCCTATTGTTACTGTTTTCAAATTCCACAAACCCAAACAGTTAACTTATAAACGTCACATATGGTTATATGATAAAGGGGACTATCCTACATATAGAAACAATCTAAACACAACGGACTGGAACTCCATCTTAGATTGCgataatcttcatgaaactgcaGATAAGATAGCTGATGCTGTTCTTAGCGCAGCTGCTGATAGCATTCCGAACAAATCGATAACAGTTAGACCTGACGACGTCCCATGGATCAATAAAGGTATTCGTATGATGATACGTAAGCGAAATCGGGCTCACCAACAAGCAAAGACTTCTAATAATGAAAGAGCATGGGCAAATTTTCGCAAAATTAGAAATGATACTACCAACCTTATCCGAAAAACAAAGAAGGAATACACAGAAAAATTAATAGAGGAAATTAATTCCGAAAATACTAATGTTAAAAAATGGTATAAACTTGCTAAAAAGTTCTCAATCAAAAAATCTCCCCCGATTCCTACATTAATAGACAATGGTTCTGAAGTATCATTAGACAAAGATAAAGCAGAGCTACTTAACACTTTCTTTTGTAATCAGTCTACTTTAGACTAG